The Schistocerca gregaria isolate iqSchGreg1 chromosome 4, iqSchGreg1.2, whole genome shotgun sequence genome contains a region encoding:
- the LOC126365732 gene encoding regulator of nonsense transcripts 2 isoform X1, which translates to MDDDSVEVAAGQQIRPQNDSKWTEENSESLSAPAVSFDVGKAFTSSSEMCDNESVTLNVDFFGEKATGGDQNVQTAKEIVSQSIGLISQKKPNIDSFEPADVDQSFVMEYINQTNYRIFVTSQLRNYNYYIDNCRPAEEHFVKLDSSVKRNAAFVKKLRTFTGSQIESLLKDVATLNLTKYLSEVAAALVDTKLKMSDVWAAVKLCNMLHLTYPEFKVSLLENWQRALCIRKDDKISNPAKLRVDIRFYAELISVGIFTLKEGLPLLGNVLTMLINTDKEQHNNANIILSFCHHCGDDYAGLVPRKLRMLLEKFSLPLPQYDLLPKEKQQNVKALLLEYYNSLCKRRSTDYCELQAYIKRNEKILQTKGQLSFERKERLEELHLAFQNLDANTLKFSEVLDVDVPPLPVVKSAKHESLNSNSESEECTNVADIWDDDDSRQFYEVLPDLKEFMPNLQTQVIEQDNITEEALDMELDTDTPFDDDQPVPDTEEIDDSEIVPVANKPQIETFMSSLTNCVNRELIDSASVEFVMNLNTKSNRKKLIKSLINVPRTRLDLIPMYARLVATLYPVAPEIGVELSQLLKQAFRYHVRKKDQMKIETKIKIVTFIGELIKFQVYSKIEGLYCLKMLIHDFTHHHIQMCCCFLESCGRYLFKHPDSSNRMKIFLEQIMRKKSVMALDSRHILMIENAYYSVNPPDVVCFTRRERPPEQEFIRKILYQDLTKYNSENVLCLMRKLDWDQSDMAAYAIKCLICGFKVKYENIAYLASIVSGLALFQDFVGPMVVDGVLEDIRLGMELNLPKYNQRRVAMIKYLGELYNYRMIDSKTVFRVLYSLITFGVSWDLRVPSAIDPPESLSRIRLSCVLLDTCGNYFVTGRSKATLETYLVFFQHYYLLKYTNPFWNENNLFPPGIKLMFQETVLKLFPNAQLHTSLAESDAEVKRICDEYKDDSDFIFTITGTNFEHDADDVYSDSDEYPNHICEVTFESESVPLENVLTTAKDHSGNTMTSHSETVSLSNVSVVKSVGFLGEKDLTYASDALSYTGSDILDDWETDGSSVAADGGGLSIPSGTFTSEPDVSKDDCKVSLKPSLIDCPEDNDFQIAFEQMVSENIQDRIRDTPMPQRLDIVVPLHIRSKTKKTYEQLKSEDSDTPVVNFVLMLKKGNKQQYKNVNVPIDSDMAMNLKNQEEAERAEKERVKRLTLNMSARLEEEEYQEMLARSRKTESLNTNYEKRPKYNHPKGAPDTDFIFGTKKMK; encoded by the coding sequence ATGGATGATGATTCTGTGGAGGTggctgctgggcagcagatcaggcCCCAGAATGATAGTAAATGGACGGAAGAAAATAGTGAGTCCTTGTCTGCCCCAGCAGTTTCTTTTGATGTAGGAAAGGCTTTTACAagctccagtgagatgtgtgataATGAATCAGTTACGTTGAATGTTGATTTCTTTGGAGAAAAGGCGACTGGTGGTGATCAAAATGTTCAGACTGCAAAGGAAATTGTGTCACAGTCAATTGGTCTCATATCACAAAAGAAGCCGAATATAGACTCATTTGAACCAGCAGATGTTGAtcagtcatttgttatggaatataTCAACCAGACAAATTATCGTATATTTGTGACGTCACAGTTAAGAAATTATAATTACTACATTGACAACTGCAGGCCTGCTGAAGAGCATTTTGTGAAGTTAGACTCCAGTGTTAAAAGAAATGCTGCATTTGTGAAGAAATTGAGAACCTTTACAGGGAGTCAGATAGAGTCATTACTGAAAGATGTTGCAACTTTAAACTTAACTAAGTATTTGAGTGAAGTTGCAGCTGCTCTGGTTGATACGAAATTGAAAATGAGTGATGTCTGGGCAGCTGTGAAATTATGTAATATGTTGCATCTAACTTACCCTGAGTTTAAAGTTTCACTTCTGGAAAACTGGCAGAGGGCTTTGTGCATAAGGAAGGATGACAAAATTTCGAATCCTGCAAAGCTAAGAGTTGACATAAGATTTTATGCAGAGCTCATCAGTGTAGGAATATTCACTTTGAAAGAAGGTTTACCACTTCTTGGCAATGTATTAACAATGTTGAtcaatacagataaggaacagcataacAATGCTAATATAATACTTAGTTTTTGTCATCACTGTGGTGATGATTATGCTGGTCTTGTACCACGGAAGTTGCGAATGCTGCTTGAAAAATTTAGTTTGCCGCTGCCACAATATGATTTACTTCCGAAAGAAAAGCAACAGAACGTAAAGGCCCTGCTTTTAGAGTATTATAATTCTCTGTGCAAGAGACGCTCTACTGATTACTGTGAATTGCAGGCCTATATAAAGAGGAATGAAAAGATATTACAAACAAAAGGTCAGCTTAGTTTTGAGAGGAAAGAGAGACTTGAAGAGCTCCATCTGGCATTTCAAAATCTTGATGCTAATACATTAAAATTTTCTGAAGTGCTTGATGTGGATGTACCGCCTCTTCCAGTTGTGAAATCAGCCAAGCATGAGAGTTTAAACAGTAATAGTGAAAGTGAAGAGTGCACAAATGTTGCTGATATATGGGATGATGATGATTCCAGGCAGTTTTATGAAGTCCTTCCTGATTTGAAAGAATTCATGCCAAATCTTCAAACACAAGTCATTGAACAAGACAATATAACGGAGGAAGCTCTAGATATGGAATTAGATACTGATACTCCTTTTGATGATGATCAGCCTGTACCTGATACCGAAGAGATAGATGACAGTGAGATAGTACCTGTTGCAAACAAGCCACAAATAGAAACATTTATGAGCAGTCTTACAAACTGTGTTAACAGGGAGCTAATTGATAGTGCTTCCGTTGAATTTGTTATGAAtttaaatacaaaatccaatagaaAGAAGTTAATTAAGTCACTTATAAATGTACCTCGCACACGCTTGGATTTGATTCCAATGTATGCTAGATTAGTGGCAACACTATATCCTGTAGCACCAGAGATAGGAGTGGAGTTATCACAACTACTAAAACAAGCTTTCAGGTACCATGTGCGAAAAAAGGATCAAATGAAAAttgaaacaaagataaaaattgttacttTCATTGGAGAATTAATAAAGTTTCAGGTTTATTCAAAGATAGAAGGCCTCTACTGTCTGAAAATGCTCATCCATGACTTTACACACCATCATATTCAGATGTGTTGTTGTTTTTTGGAATCATGTGGAAGATATTTGTTCAAACATCCAGATAGCAGCAACAGAATGAAAATATTCttagaacaaattatgaggaaaaAAAGTGTGATGGCATTAGATTCACGTCACATTTTAATGATTGAAAATGCCTACTACTCTGTGAATCCCCCAGATGTAGTATGCTTTACACGTAGAGAGAGACCACCTGAGCAGGAATTCATTCGTAAAATTTTATATCAGGATTTAACAAAATATAACAGTGAAAATGTATTGTGTTTGATGCGAAAGTTGGACTGGGATCAGTCTGATATGGCAGCTTATGCTATTAAGTGCTTAATTTGTGGCTTCAaggtaaaatatgaaaatattgcttATTTAGCAAGCATTGTGTCTGGGCTGGCCTTATTTCAAGATTTTGTTGGGCCAATGGTTGTTGATGGTGTATTGGAAGATATACGACTTGGTATGGAACTGAATCTTCCCAAGTATAATCAGCGACGTGTGGCAATGATTAAATACCTTGGAGAATTGTATAACTACAGGATGATTGACAGTAAGACAGTTTTCCGTGTACTTTATTCGTTGATAACATTTGGGGTTTCGTGGGATTTGAGGGTGCCTTCTGCCATCGATCCTCCGGAAAGCCTTTCAAGAATTCGTTTATCTTGTGTACTGTTAGATACTTGTGGAAATTATTTTGTTACTGGACGAAGTAAGGCAACATTGGAAACCTATCTTGTTTTTTTCCAGCATTATTACTTGTTAAAGTATACAAATCCGTTTTGGAATGAAAACAACCTCTTTCCTCCAGGTATTAAGCTCATGTTTCAGGAAACAGTGTTAAAACTTTTTCCAAATGCACAGCTTCATACTTCATTAGCTGAGTCTGATGCAGAAGTGAAAAGAATATGTGATGAGTATAAAGATGACAGTGATTTTATATTTACTATAACAGGCACAAATTTTGAGCACGATGCAGATGATGTGTACAGTGATTCGGATGAGTATCCAAACCACATATGTGAAGTTACATTCGAGTCTGAGTCTGTACCACTTGAGAACGTGTTAACTACAGCCAAAGATCACAGTGGAAATACAATGACTTCTCATTCTGAGACTGTGTCCTTATCTAACGTGTCAGTAGTGAAATCAGTAGGTTTTTTAGGAGAGAAAGACTTAACATATGCCTCTGATGCACTTTCGTACACAGGTAGTGATATTTTAGATGATTGGGAGACTGATGGAAGCAGTGTGGCTGCAGATGGTGGAGGATTGAGCATTCCAAGCGGCACTTTCACTTCAGAACCAGATGTGAGCAAGGATGACTGTAAAGTTTCTCTAAAACCATCATTAATTGACTGCCCAGAGGATAATGACTTTCAAATTGCATTTGAgcaaatggtttcagaaaatattcaAGATAGAATTAGAGATACCCCTATGCCACAACGTTTGGATATAGTTGTACCATTGCACATTCGATCAAAGACCAAAAAAACCTACGAGCAGCTGAAATCTGAAGATTCTGATACACCTGTGGTAAATTTTGTACTAATGTTGAAAAAAGGCAATAAACAGcagtataaaaatgtaaatgttcctaTTGATTCTGATatggcgatgaatttgaagaaccaGGAGGAAGCTGAACGTGCTGAAAAAGAAAGAGTCAAGCGATTAACATTGAATATGAGTGCAAGATTGGAGGAGGAGGAATATCAAGAAATGCTAGCAAGGAGTAGAAAAACTGAATCGCTGAATACAAATTATGAGAAAAGGCCCAAGTATAATCATCCAAAAGGGGCTCCCGATACAGATTTCATTTTTGGTacaaagaagatgaaataa